The segment GCGCTCTATCTCATCTCTTCCGTTGAGGCGAAGCGATATCCATTGGATCAGTGCGTTGACATCCAAGTGCATACAGCCCCCGATATTTTGCAGCTATTCCATCTGTTTCACTTGTTCTCCCCTCATGCCGACTATACGGTCAACATGGGAAAAACGTGGAAGCTGTCGTTTGACGGGGAACGAGTGTATCTCAATCCTGGATCGCTGGCATCAATGAACATCCTTCCAAAACCGTTGTCTTCGCAGAGAGAGATTCACATCCAGCCGTTTTATCATCCAAGCAATTGGAAGCGGCTGCTTGGAAAAGCGTATTTCTCCGCGGCCGTCAAAGGGGTGGGGGCTTACGCCGCCCTTCTTGCCTTGCTGGCGTATTGGAAAATCGATTCCATCACCATGATCGCCGCCATTCTCTTTTTTTGGACAATTAACCTATTCATTTCTGATCGAGTTTTGAAAATTGCTCTCGATATGAAACCGGTCACGAATCCACCTATCCAGCACATCATTCGGACCATTTGCGCACGGGCCGGCTTGCCCCATCTTGCAGTTTATACAACAGAGTCAAGCGACTACAACGGCTTTGCGGCAGGCCCTTACATCGGTCGATCGCTGATCGCCTTGACATCGGAAACGTTGAAACTTCCGCACGATGCGTTGGCAGGAGTCATCGCCCACGAAGCCGTCCATGTCAAAAAGCGGGACGTTTTAACTGCGCAGCTGTTGCAGTTTGCCTTCATCATGGTGATTTCCTCCATCATCGCCGGCGTGTACGAAGCAGCCGCCCATTGGTTGGAAACACATCGCGCCGCAACGTTTTTGATCGGTTGGACGCTCATCGTTCTATTGTATCCCGCTTTCCGTTCATGGCTTGTGCAGTGGATGGAAGTGCGCGCTGATCATCTCGGAGCGACGCTGCTTGATGGCGGCAACGACCAGATGGCCAACGCCTTAGCCATTCTTTCAAAAAATCAAGACCAAGCCATCGAGCAAGCACATAGCTACCACATCGATGCGAAGGAAAAAGACGATGAGGAGGAAGATGCATTTGCCGAGGACGGTTCTTTCACTTTCGAGAGAGAGGACTGGTTTTCACGCTTTTCCAAATTTCAACTATCCCCCCATCCGCCGATGTATTGGCGCATTCATTCGCTCCGCACGACCGAAACCGGATGGAGCACGCAAAAACTTCGATTATGGTGGCGCGACTGTTGGCGCGAATCGCTTCCTGATTTTGTGAAAGAGTGGTTGCATATATAGATGCAATGAAATCGTTTCACATATCTTTGACGGAAGACCGAACAACAACCTGGAAGCGGCGTTGTTCGGCCACCCGACAGCCGGGTGCAATGACCAGCAAAAGCGATAAATGTTAAAGTTTTAGATTGCATCTATATTATTATGATGAAATCCGCTACTGCCGCGCCCTGCCAAGCTTGGGGCGGACAAGCTCGGCAACAGTTTATTGCCGTTTTTGGAAAGAGGGGGTCTCTTCTTTTTTCTTCCCCTCCATGCACCCCTTTCTCTAAATCGTCGGGCATCGTCCGCCCGCGAACACCTTTAAACAGGCAACCATCATCAGACGCCAACCACCCTTCCGACCAGAACACCGGCAACAATGATCACCAATGTCGCCCCGACAATCGGTTCGACAAGGCGCATCGCTTCTCCTTCCCCGCCGAGGCGGCCGATCGCGGCAGCAACCAAAGCAAGACTGATGAAGGGCTCCTTAATCTGTTATCGATATTTCCGAATGATGGGCATCCAATATGTGCATCTTCACCGTGCCGCCAAGATAGTGCCGTACCGAATAAGCCAGTTCCTCTAATGCTTGATGAAGCGCCTCATGCCTCGTATCATCAATCGATTCGATGCAAAGGAAGGCGTGCTTCGTCTGTTCGGTGAGCATCGTTCGTTGGGCTTCCCGCCAATTCCAACAGCGGCATATGGCTCCCACATCGTCTTTATATACGATTTCTCCTTCATACGGCGGGTCGTTTTCCTCGCCTCCCAACGGGATGAACGGTTCATGACCATCCGCCAGCGCCAGCCGGATGTCGCCGACAAACGTGTCGATATCCTCCCCTCCGCATGGAAGCCCGTAACGCAATGAAACAGAATTATAAATATCCACAAGCGGGTTGATCGTTCGGATGTGCTGACCGTTTTTCACTCGTTTCAGCAGCGCTTCAACCGAACAACGCGCCCTTTTTTCGTTTTGAATCGCCGAAACGCCTCTCGCCAAACAACGATGACGGGGTTGCGGCTCAATTCTTCAAACTCCAGGAATTTCCGCGCCTCTTTCTCCGCCTCTCGCAGCATTTGTTCGTAAACGCTGGCATTCTTGATGCCGTTGTCAATCCCTTGGGCAACGAC is part of the [Flavobacterium] thermophilum genome and harbors:
- a CDS encoding heat shock protein HtpX, translated to MSDWGMIVSFLLGFSFQWVAKKLEKWNAALYGRLFAALIGAVWAWCGFVQGGLLQSVSMLGAFWLSYEVIPLPKRNRVPTYDIIAELQAKGAKEIVVPREKKRALLDIGFSALFIGIAIPYFWIGSPSPVVELFLLYGFLSMAAGLFKRMALFRSLHLFYDQNDHALYLISSVEAKRYPLDQCVDIQVHTAPDILQLFHLFHLFSPHADYTVNMGKTWKLSFDGERVYLNPGSLASMNILPKPLSSQREIHIQPFYHPSNWKRLLGKAYFSAAVKGVGAYAALLALLAYWKIDSITMIAAILFFWTINLFISDRVLKIALDMKPVTNPPIQHIIRTICARAGLPHLAVYTTESSDYNGFAAGPYIGRSLIALTSETLKLPHDALAGVIAHEAVHVKKRDVLTAQLLQFAFIMVISSIIAGVYEAAAHWLETHRAATFLIGWTLIVLLYPAFRSWLVQWMEVRADHLGATLLDGGNDQMANALAILSKNQDQAIEQAHSYHIDAKEKDDEEEDAFAEDGSFTFEREDWFSRFSKFQLSPHPPMYWRIHSLRTTETGWSTQKLRLWWRDCWRESLPDFVKEWLHI
- a CDS encoding B3/4 domain, encoding MKNGQHIRTINPLVDIYNSVSLRYGLPCGGEDIDTFVGDIRLALADGHEPFIPLGGEENDPPYEGEIVYKDDVGAICRCWNWREAQRTMLTEQTKHAFLCIESIDDTRHEALHQALEELAYSVRHYLGGTVKMHILDAHHSEISITD